From the Lathyrus oleraceus cultivar Zhongwan6 chromosome 4, CAAS_Psat_ZW6_1.0, whole genome shotgun sequence genome, one window contains:
- the LOC127074934 gene encoding protein POOR HOMOLOGOUS SYNAPSIS 1 isoform X1: MAGTVAVRSTNSSTLNDEWEICFARFIPFPHSTTSSSSSADLLPLPHRLRNRPPRGTWIASSTSAFLRFSHDLSLSDVILTVSFNGKLFEEHYVSKLNFSWPQVSCDPGFPARGIRTVLVNYRDSRGEIQKFAMRFPSIYESQSFICALKEILKDDKGPEPLNIDFGSEISSQSEFMSTNKHSYRYKSALGHRASEELSFVTPADTYIPQLPICMNNEREQPSGIQKKETASVPNFESILPALPPSFATFLMDCSGINHAQSTTTVENDLKSQIARYMEDSSFQDMLIKVEKVIGEIGGDMSL, encoded by the exons ATGGCGGGAACAGTAGCTGTGAGATCAACAAACTCTTCAACACTGAACGACGAGTGGGAGATTTGCTTCGCACGCTTCATCCCTTTCCCTCATTCTACTACTTCTTCATCTTCCTCTGCCGATCTTCTCCCTCTCCCTCATCGCTTACGTAACCGTCCTCCTCGCGGCACCTGGATCGCCTCCTCCACTTCCGCCTTCCTCAGATTCTCCCACGATCTCTCCTTATCGGACGTCATCCTCACCGTCTCCTTCAACGGCAAACTCTTC GAAGAGCACTACGTTTCCAAACTGAATTTTTCGTGGCCTCAAGTATCGTGCGATCCTGGATTTCCTGCAAGGGGAATTAGAACCGTGCTGGTTAATTACAGAGACTCCCGAGGCGAG ATTCAAAAGTTTGCAATGCGGTTTCCATCGATCTATGAATCACAATCATTCATCTGTGCTTTGAAG GAGATCCTAAAAGATGACAAGGGCCCGGAACCTTTAAATATTGACTTTGGTTCGGAAATTTCGTCTCAGTCGGAATTTATGTCAACAAACAAACACTCTTACAGGTATAAAAGTGCTTTGGGTCATAG AGCTTCTGAGGAACTGAGTTTTGTGACTCCGGCTGACACTTACATTCCACAACTGCCAATATGTATGAATAATGAAAGAGAGCAACCTTCAGGAATCCAAAAAAAGGAAACAGCTTCTGTTCCCAACTTTGAAAGCATCCTTCCAGCCTTGCCACCCAGCTTTGCCACATTCTTGATGGATTGCTCTGGGATCAACCATG CTCAATCAACTACTACCGTGGAGAATGATCTCAAGTCCCAAATTGCG AGATATATGGAAGATTCTTCCTTCCAAG ATATGTTGATAAAGGTGGAGAAAGTTATCGGCGAAATTGGGGGTGATATGTCACTTTAG
- the LOC127074934 gene encoding protein POOR HOMOLOGOUS SYNAPSIS 1 isoform X2 has product MAGTVAVRSTNSSTLNDEWEICFARFIPFPHSTTSSSSSADLLPLPHRLRNRPPRGTWIASSTSAFLRFSHDLSLSDVILTVSFNGKLFEEHYVSKLNFSWPQVSCDPGFPARGIRTVLVNYRDSRGEIQKFAMRFPSIYESQSFICALKEILKDDKGPEPLNIDFGSEISSQSEFMSTNKHSYRASEELSFVTPADTYIPQLPICMNNEREQPSGIQKKETASVPNFESILPALPPSFATFLMDCSGINHAQSTTTVENDLKSQIARYMEDSSFQDMLIKVEKVIGEIGGDMSL; this is encoded by the exons ATGGCGGGAACAGTAGCTGTGAGATCAACAAACTCTTCAACACTGAACGACGAGTGGGAGATTTGCTTCGCACGCTTCATCCCTTTCCCTCATTCTACTACTTCTTCATCTTCCTCTGCCGATCTTCTCCCTCTCCCTCATCGCTTACGTAACCGTCCTCCTCGCGGCACCTGGATCGCCTCCTCCACTTCCGCCTTCCTCAGATTCTCCCACGATCTCTCCTTATCGGACGTCATCCTCACCGTCTCCTTCAACGGCAAACTCTTC GAAGAGCACTACGTTTCCAAACTGAATTTTTCGTGGCCTCAAGTATCGTGCGATCCTGGATTTCCTGCAAGGGGAATTAGAACCGTGCTGGTTAATTACAGAGACTCCCGAGGCGAG ATTCAAAAGTTTGCAATGCGGTTTCCATCGATCTATGAATCACAATCATTCATCTGTGCTTTGAAG GAGATCCTAAAAGATGACAAGGGCCCGGAACCTTTAAATATTGACTTTGGTTCGGAAATTTCGTCTCAGTCGGAATTTATGTCAACAAACAAACACTCTTACAG AGCTTCTGAGGAACTGAGTTTTGTGACTCCGGCTGACACTTACATTCCACAACTGCCAATATGTATGAATAATGAAAGAGAGCAACCTTCAGGAATCCAAAAAAAGGAAACAGCTTCTGTTCCCAACTTTGAAAGCATCCTTCCAGCCTTGCCACCCAGCTTTGCCACATTCTTGATGGATTGCTCTGGGATCAACCATG CTCAATCAACTACTACCGTGGAGAATGATCTCAAGTCCCAAATTGCG AGATATATGGAAGATTCTTCCTTCCAAG ATATGTTGATAAAGGTGGAGAAAGTTATCGGCGAAATTGGGGGTGATATGTCACTTTAG